In Synergistaceae bacterium, the following proteins share a genomic window:
- the flgN gene encoding flagellar export chaperone FlgN: MRAEVENLINAVLDEADCIDDLVDAIREQREAMRTADSESINALMDEIRDIFFDAQTRESLRNDLAKKLAAKFLCEPKASSLASKMDNDERAKFDGAANRLTQSVFVLKSEMLIISGLIDQNEKYTAMLLSEYRRISAGSGGDVAQAGSADFRG; this comes from the coding sequence ATGCGTGCCGAAGTTGAGAATTTAATTAACGCCGTTCTTGACGAGGCAGATTGTATAGATGACCTTGTTGACGCAATAAGAGAACAGCGCGAGGCAATGAGGACAGCCGACAGTGAGTCAATTAATGCGCTCATGGATGAAATACGGGATATTTTCTTTGACGCACAAACCCGTGAGTCTCTCCGTAACGACCTCGCAAAAAAATTAGCTGCAAAATTTTTGTGTGAACCTAAAGCAAGTTCTCTAGCGTCAAAAATGGATAACGACGAACGCGCAAAATTCGACGGGGCTGCAAATAGGTTAACGCAGTCCGTTTTTGTCTTAAAATCTGAAATGTTGATTATTAGCGGCCTTATCGACCAGAACGAAAAATATACTGCAATGCTTCTTTCTGAATATCGCAGAATTTCAGCCGGCTCTGGAGGAGACGTTGCACAGGCTGGTTCGGCTGATTTCAGGGGGTAA
- a CDS encoding flagellar biosynthesis anti-sigma factor FlgM, with amino-acid sequence MIGRISGQYNLDALNNKKSKRNISYGGNFSAESDNANISSFGSLLAKVNAEMKNIPDVRDDVVADFKGKIESGTYNPPLDKVANALIIAGMLDLE; translated from the coding sequence ATGATAGGCAGAATTTCAGGGCAATATAATTTAGACGCTCTGAACAATAAGAAATCAAAGCGCAATATTTCTTACGGCGGGAATTTTTCAGCAGAGTCAGACAATGCAAATATAAGCTCATTCGGCTCACTGCTCGCAAAGGTAAACGCTGAAATGAAAAATATTCCTGATGTCCGTGATGATGTCGTGGCAGACTTTAAGGGGAAAATCGAGTCAGGGACTTACAATCCCCCGTTAGACAAAGTAGCCAACGCCTTAATAATTGCGGGAATGCTTGATCTTGAATAA
- a CDS encoding aspartate kinase, whose product MIIVSKFGGSITANSENLIKAANIIKSNPDRCYVIASAPAQTLKSSGITNLLYMCHSSCSHKENYHEILNQISAHYSEIINGLEINFDLDAEIKALDKDLLSGKNLDFIGSRGEYIMGKIFASYLGWDFIDAAEIIFFNDDGTLNQEKTFLAANKRLKSLKHAVIPTFYGSMPNGEIKTFSRGDGDSSGAIIACAVNADLFEKWSETAKTYSADPAVIPDSEVIKNMTYSEAIELNYIGINIIIDSVLFMLRDSNIPLKICSINDPDYSGMLISANLPENISRGAAMCIAGRRNFDVIHIEKYGLNKEFGFGEKLFGLFASHHVPCEHCLSSIYKMSVVIKNLMFNLRYKEVISDIKKLINPDSITVEKNLSLIAVIGQGMGTVYGKFEKIFAALAGAHINVRMIDQGSDDLNIIIGVADEDYNNAVKALYENVIIKKDE is encoded by the coding sequence ATGATAATCGTATCGAAATTCGGCGGAAGTATCACGGCAAACTCAGAAAATTTAATCAAGGCCGCAAATATAATAAAATCTAATCCCGACCGCTGTTACGTAATTGCCTCTGCTCCTGCCCAGACACTTAAATCTTCAGGAATAACTAATTTATTATACATGTGTCATTCGAGCTGTAGTCATAAAGAAAATTATCACGAAATCTTGAATCAAATTTCAGCACATTACAGCGAAATAATTAACGGCCTCGAAATAAATTTTGACTTGGACGCAGAAATTAAAGCGTTGGACAAAGATTTACTCTCCGGGAAAAATTTAGACTTCATCGGCAGCCGCGGTGAATACATTATGGGAAAAATTTTCGCAAGTTATCTCGGATGGGACTTCATCGACGCAGCAGAAATAATTTTCTTCAACGACGACGGGACATTGAATCAGGAGAAAACTTTTTTAGCAGCAAACAAGAGACTCAAATCTCTAAAACATGCAGTAATACCGACTTTTTACGGGTCAATGCCTAATGGTGAGATAAAAACTTTTTCACGCGGAGACGGCGACTCATCCGGTGCAATAATAGCGTGTGCCGTTAATGCTGACTTGTTCGAAAAATGGAGCGAGACCGCAAAAACTTACAGCGCAGATCCCGCAGTAATTCCCGATTCAGAAGTAATCAAGAATATGACTTACTCTGAAGCAATAGAATTAAATTATATCGGAATAAATATAATCATAGACAGCGTTTTATTTATGCTGAGAGATTCAAATATTCCCCTGAAAATTTGCAGCATTAATGACCCGGATTATAGCGGAATGTTAATAAGTGCCAATCTCCCCGAAAATATTTCACGAGGTGCAGCAATGTGCATAGCAGGACGCAGAAATTTTGACGTTATCCACATCGAGAAATACGGATTGAATAAAGAATTTGGGTTCGGCGAAAAATTGTTCGGACTCTTTGCGAGTCATCACGTCCCTTGCGAACATTGTTTATCGAGCATTTATAAAATGTCCGTCGTAATAAAAAATTTAATGTTCAATTTGCGTTATAAAGAAGTAATCAGCGACATCAAAAAATTAATTAACCCAGACTCCATAACAGTAGAGAAAAATTTATCGTTAATTGCTGTAATCGGTCAGGGAATGGGCACGGTTTACGGAAAGTTTGAGAAAATTTTTGCTGCACTTGCCGGCGCTCATATAAACGTAAGAATGATAGATCAAGGCTCGGACGACCTTAATATAATTATCGGGGTAGCTGACGAAGATTATAATAACGCCGTAAAAGCACTTTACGAGAATGTCATTATCAAGAAAGACGAATAA
- the uxuA gene encoding mannonate dehydratase produces the protein MKMTFRWYGSQADPIPLKYIKQIAGVTGLMGLLDKPAGVLWEEDEIKSLVDEVHAAGLELEVIESVNVHEDIKMGLPSRDKYIENYIQTIKNLAKYGVKVIIYNFMPVFDWLRTDLARVIPEDGSNSLYFDEKDLGEMGPLEIVKKTAEESHGFTLPGWEPERLALLETTLKQYEGMTPDKLREHYKYFLDAVIPVCESVGVKMACHPDDPAWPIFGLPRIAHSQADYDKIIALHDSPANTVCLCTGSLGSNPDNNIPEIIRHFGKMNRIGSMHVRNVKFLGYHKFREAAHLSCTGDLDLYEIMKAIYETCPDTYIRPDHGRMIWDEKGRPGYGLYDRALGAEYLMGLWEAIDKNAKAGK, from the coding sequence ATGAAAATGACATTTCGTTGGTATGGAAGTCAAGCGGATCCGATTCCGTTGAAGTACATCAAACAAATTGCAGGCGTTACGGGCTTAATGGGACTACTTGACAAACCCGCCGGAGTTCTTTGGGAGGAGGACGAAATTAAATCGCTCGTTGATGAAGTTCACGCAGCAGGACTCGAACTTGAAGTAATCGAAAGCGTAAACGTTCATGAAGATATAAAAATGGGTCTTCCTTCGCGCGATAAGTACATCGAAAATTATATCCAGACAATCAAGAATTTAGCGAAATACGGCGTGAAGGTGATAATTTATAATTTCATGCCCGTTTTTGACTGGCTGCGAACTGATTTAGCGCGCGTTATTCCTGAAGATGGATCTAACAGCCTTTATTTTGATGAGAAGGATCTCGGCGAAATGGGGCCGCTTGAAATCGTCAAGAAGACAGCAGAAGAGTCACATGGCTTCACTTTGCCGGGCTGGGAACCTGAGAGACTCGCTTTACTTGAGACGACGTTAAAACAATATGAAGGCATGACTCCCGATAAACTCCGCGAGCATTATAAATATTTCCTTGATGCAGTTATTCCTGTATGTGAGTCTGTCGGCGTAAAAATGGCGTGCCACCCTGATGACCCTGCTTGGCCTATTTTCGGACTTCCAAGAATCGCGCACTCTCAAGCAGATTACGATAAAATTATCGCGTTACATGACTCTCCCGCAAATACTGTTTGTTTGTGCACGGGCTCATTAGGTTCGAATCCTGATAATAATATTCCGGAAATAATACGCCACTTCGGAAAAATGAATCGTATAGGCTCTATGCACGTCAGGAACGTAAAATTTTTAGGCTATCACAAGTTCAGAGAGGCTGCTCACTTGTCATGCACGGGCGATTTAGATTTATACGAGATCATGAAGGCAATTTACGAGACATGCCCCGACACTTATATAAGACCTGATCACGGACGAATGATTTGGGACGAGAAAGGCAGACCGGGCTACGGACTCTATGATCGCGCACTCGGAGCAGAATATTTAATGGGACTCTGGGAAGCAATCGACAAAAACGCAAAGGCAGGCAAATAA
- a CDS encoding DUF4405 domain-containing protein, with the protein MTLDLMLLMSLQVAEHEAHEYLGMIFGALVIIHTYLNRNWYFALFRGKYNLMRAFRTLVNISLMISLALTIFSGIIMSETLPALNIESLISFARVSHLSSSYLSFVLMGIHTGLHWSMIAGKIKSRWPAVLAIILSGYGLYVFINADIMSYITLRNQFAFVDYDKNFIAAILENLAIFAFFTLAGYQFSKILTRKFFTPCVIIALTVLTYFIFRACLGVQGGGF; encoded by the coding sequence ATGACTCTTGATTTAATGCTGTTAATGTCATTGCAGGTCGCAGAACATGAAGCGCACGAGTATTTAGGCATGATATTCGGGGCGCTTGTTATTATTCATACATATTTAAATCGTAACTGGTACTTTGCGTTATTCAGGGGAAAATATAATTTGATGCGTGCATTCAGGACTCTAGTAAATATTTCGCTGATGATTTCTTTAGCACTTACGATTTTCAGCGGGATAATAATGTCTGAGACTTTACCGGCGTTAAATATTGAGTCGTTGATTTCTTTTGCTAGGGTCTCGCACTTGTCAAGCTCGTATTTAAGTTTTGTGCTTATGGGGATTCACACGGGGCTGCACTGGTCAATGATAGCAGGAAAAATTAAATCGCGCTGGCCTGCTGTTCTAGCAATAATATTATCAGGTTACGGACTCTATGTATTCATTAACGCAGATATTATGAGCTATATAACTTTGCGCAACCAATTTGCATTTGTAGATTATGACAAAAATTTTATCGCTGCAATTCTTGAAAATCTTGCTATATTTGCATTCTTTACATTAGCGGGCTATCAATTCAGCAAAATATTAACCCGAAAATTTTTTACTCCCTGCGTGATAATTGCTTTAACTGTACTGACATATTTTATTTTTCGCGCGTGTCTAGGAGTTCAAGGGGGCGGCTTTTGA
- a CDS encoding DUF4491 family protein, which translates to MINFSGIIIGVTSFIIIGVLHPVVVKCEYYFSYKIWPVFLVLGLISGAWSLMTANEILSGILGVLACCLLWCIRELREQKERVARGWFPSNPNRKDS; encoded by the coding sequence GTGATAAATTTTTCAGGAATAATAATCGGCGTAACAAGTTTTATAATAATCGGCGTTCTTCATCCTGTAGTCGTAAAATGCGAATATTATTTCTCATATAAAATTTGGCCGGTCTTCCTTGTGCTTGGGTTAATTTCCGGTGCGTGGTCGTTAATGACTGCGAATGAAATTTTGTCGGGGATTCTCGGTGTTCTTGCGTGCTGCTTATTATGGTGCATTCGTGAATTAAGAGAACAGAAAGAAAGAGTTGCGCGCGGGTGGTTCCCTAGCAATCCTAACCGCAAAGACTCGTGA